Genomic segment of Candidatus Schekmanbacteria bacterium:
TTCAGAACAGAAAAGGGATTAAAAGAAGTCAAAGAACATTTGAAAGAACTTCGTTCGAGATATGAAAATATTTCTATTTCAGATAAAGGAACAGCTTACAATACTGACCTTTTTGAAGCGATAGAGTTCGGTTGTATGCTGGATCTGGCTGAAGTGATTGTCGATTGCGCTCTTAATCGGCAGGAAAGCCGCGGTGCTCATTACAGAGAGGATTTCCCAAATAGAGATGATGCCAATTGGCTTAAGCATACATTGGCTTATAAGACAGAAGATGGAATCAAGATCGATTATAAAAAGGTATCCATTACCCAGTTTGAACCTAAGGAGAGGAGATATTAAAAATGGAAGTTACCTTAACAATATACAGATACGACCCTGAAAAGGATAATAAACCTTACTACAAAACTTACAAGGTCGAAGTAGATGAAATGGACAGAGTTGTCGACTGTCTCAACAAGGTAAAATGGGAGCAGGATGGCACATTGACCTTCAGGAAATCCTGTGCTCACGGAGTTTGTGGTTCTGATGCAGTAAGAATAAATGGCGAGAATGCTCTTGCCTGCCAGAAACTTGTCAAGGATTTAAAAGGGGGCAAGGCAACGATTGAACCATTACTCGAGTTTCCTGTCATAAAGGATCTTGTGGTTGATTTGGATCCCTTCTTCAAGAATATTGAAAAGATAAAACCCTACTTTATAAATAATACGCCCCCGCCCGATAAAGAGCGTTATCAAAGCAATGAAGACAGAGACAAGATAGATGATCCGGTTAAATGTATTCTTTGCGGTTCCTGCACATCATCCTGTCCGTCATATTGGTATAACAAAGACTATTTAGGTCCGGCTGCTCTTCTTAAAGCACATCGCTTTATTCTTGACAGCCGAGATGAGGGAAAAGAAGAAAGGATTCAAATTGTAAATAACAGAAATGGACTTTGGAGATGTCATACCATATTGAATTGTAACGAGGTTTGTCCAAAGGAGATTAACATTACGCAGGCAATATCAGAACTTAAGAGATTTGTGCTTGCTTCTAAACTGTAAGGGAGATGAGGTAAGAGAATGAAAATTCATGAGTATCAAGCAAAAGAAATATTAAAGAAATTTGGTGTAGCTGTGCCGCAGGGTGCTGTGGCTTATACTC
This window contains:
- a CDS encoding succinate dehydrogenase iron-sulfur subunit — protein: MEVTLTIYRYDPEKDNKPYYKTYKVEVDEMDRVVDCLNKVKWEQDGTLTFRKSCAHGVCGSDAVRINGENALACQKLVKDLKGGKATIEPLLEFPVIKDLVVDLDPFFKNIEKIKPYFINNTPPPDKERYQSNEDRDKIDDPVKCILCGSCTSSCPSYWYNKDYLGPAALLKAHRFILDSRDEGKEERIQIVNNRNGLWRCHTILNCNEVCPKEINITQAISELKRFVLASKL